One Roseiconus lacunae genomic region harbors:
- the lnt gene encoding apolipoprotein N-acyltransferase: protein MGTNEKTTEDRSISRIGRLAWGTIVAAMLLRWLAQPPLAVWPLVFVAVVPLLMFAKAALLTRRHLLALFFVATAYWAGSLQGLRHANPLLYPCWVVLSAYLASYSVLFVILVRRSDRWRCPVWIAAPVLWVGLECLRNYFLTGISVLMLGHSLANVPELIQIADLAGTYAVSFMIVIVNAAVFQTITWNRQRTTPQQTDHQSAEHRQLIVAWVLAVTVVLSTIGYGRYRLNQPTRSSDTVIALIGRNEPIEYVQTKERELEIFQGYLQQSIRATQATEDAIDAIVWPESMMTGSLPWVIGDGNAEQARLHGVPMSEVTAWLQQQRQRYLFRAANVLRLLAEANGPTRSPPHLIGGNAVLDYSGTPRGYSGLVHLTPDAQVDQWYGKMHLVMFGEYIPLVKSIPWVREFVPPGMGIDRGDGPKVFRVNDLTLNANICIETAVERVSINHFRELRNQHQPLPDSIVTVTNDGWFDDSSVIEHHKRCAQLLAVACRRPILSSANNGPTVWIDSTGQVVEELPRGSEGHVLANPQIDDRTSLVVLIGDWPARICAGLAILAASWRRRESA, encoded by the coding sequence GTGGGTACGAACGAAAAGACGACCGAAGATCGCAGCATTTCGCGGATCGGCCGACTTGCGTGGGGCACAATCGTTGCCGCGATGCTGTTACGTTGGTTAGCCCAACCGCCACTGGCGGTCTGGCCGTTAGTGTTCGTCGCGGTGGTGCCATTGTTGATGTTTGCCAAGGCAGCGCTGCTCACCCGACGCCATCTGCTGGCATTGTTTTTCGTCGCGACTGCTTATTGGGCGGGCTCACTTCAAGGATTGCGGCATGCCAACCCGCTGCTCTACCCGTGTTGGGTAGTCCTTTCGGCTTACCTCGCCAGTTACAGCGTCCTGTTTGTCATCTTGGTGCGGAGAAGCGACCGGTGGCGATGTCCGGTGTGGATCGCCGCGCCGGTGCTTTGGGTGGGCCTGGAGTGCCTGCGGAACTATTTCTTAACGGGGATTTCCGTGTTGATGCTCGGGCATAGTTTAGCGAATGTCCCCGAGCTGATCCAAATAGCCGACTTGGCCGGAACGTATGCCGTGTCGTTCATGATTGTAATCGTCAACGCCGCCGTTTTTCAAACGATCACCTGGAATCGTCAACGAACAACGCCTCAGCAGACGGATCACCAATCGGCCGAACATCGGCAGCTGATCGTTGCTTGGGTTTTGGCGGTGACCGTCGTTCTATCGACAATCGGTTACGGGCGTTATCGACTCAATCAACCGACCCGGTCAAGCGATACCGTGATCGCATTGATCGGCCGGAATGAACCGATTGAGTACGTCCAAACGAAAGAACGAGAACTGGAGATTTTTCAGGGTTACTTGCAGCAATCCATTCGAGCGACGCAAGCGACCGAAGACGCGATCGATGCAATCGTTTGGCCCGAATCAATGATGACCGGATCACTGCCCTGGGTGATTGGTGATGGCAATGCCGAGCAAGCCCGGTTGCATGGCGTTCCGATGTCCGAGGTCACCGCGTGGCTGCAACAGCAACGTCAACGTTATCTCTTTCGTGCCGCCAACGTTTTACGATTGCTCGCCGAAGCTAACGGACCAACCCGGTCACCGCCACATCTGATCGGCGGAAACGCAGTGCTCGATTACAGCGGCACACCACGTGGTTATAGTGGCTTAGTTCATTTGACGCCGGACGCCCAAGTCGACCAGTGGTACGGAAAGATGCATCTGGTGATGTTCGGTGAATACATTCCACTGGTGAAGTCGATTCCCTGGGTTCGCGAGTTTGTGCCGCCCGGAATGGGCATCGACCGCGGCGACGGTCCCAAGGTTTTCCGTGTCAACGATTTAACGCTCAATGCCAATATCTGTATCGAAACCGCCGTTGAACGAGTCTCGATCAACCACTTCCGCGAGCTTCGAAACCAGCACCAACCGTTGCCAGATTCTATCGTCACGGTAACGAATGATGGATGGTTCGACGATTCCAGCGTGATCGAACACCACAAGCGATGTGCCCAATTACTCGCCGTCGCGTGTCGTCGCCCAATTCTCTCTTCGGCAAACAACGGGCCGACAGTTTGGATCGATAGTACCGGGCAGGTGGTCGAAGAATTGCCGCGAGGCAGCGAAGGGCATGTCCTGGCGAATCCACAAATCGACGACCGGACCAGCCTGGTCGTATTGATCGGTGACTGGCCGGCGCGGATTTGTGCCGGGCTGGCGATCTTGGCGGCGTCCTGGCGACGGCGTGAGTCAGCGTAG
- a CDS encoding DUF2092 domain-containing protein produces the protein MLFSCPILLAGTLLVCMPIVAPAQDAEQTTVADITAADKTDDSDSQDPVQPAEEPPAIDDKTVEAIDALLDRLRQAKSTRTTIKVAEETIIEGAVIGSKESSYQIASTAPNQFTVYYKSEQQRTRIYNNETTATIAITPSAFTSLEQPLKMQHAVFELPFPMGPYPEPVLALSLAGVDPSLSLLSGMKSVEIADRKPFRGKTAAIHFVGVQDDDVRWDLWITQREPIRPLRLRVNLTEMLRQNGSLDLPDDYQFVLRFDFDMWKVDNENSSGLFEYAKIKDATEYKTLQEYFDATKSPRSE, from the coding sequence ATGCTGTTTTCCTGCCCGATTCTGCTTGCAGGAACTCTGCTTGTTTGCATGCCGATCGTTGCCCCAGCCCAGGACGCAGAACAAACCACCGTTGCGGACATCACGGCAGCAGACAAGACCGACGACTCCGACTCGCAAGATCCGGTTCAACCCGCAGAAGAGCCGCCGGCAATTGACGACAAGACCGTCGAAGCGATCGACGCCTTGCTCGATCGGCTTCGGCAAGCTAAATCGACGCGAACGACGATCAAGGTTGCCGAGGAAACGATTATCGAAGGGGCGGTGATCGGATCCAAAGAATCGAGCTACCAAATCGCCTCGACGGCCCCCAACCAGTTCACCGTCTACTACAAAAGCGAACAACAACGGACGCGGATTTACAACAACGAAACGACCGCGACGATCGCGATTACGCCGTCCGCGTTCACTTCGCTTGAACAGCCCCTAAAGATGCAGCACGCTGTGTTCGAGCTACCGTTTCCGATGGGGCCCTACCCCGAACCGGTGCTCGCACTCAGCCTCGCCGGTGTCGATCCGTCACTGTCGCTCTTAAGCGGGATGAAGTCGGTCGAAATTGCCGATCGGAAACCCTTTCGCGGCAAGACGGCCGCTATTCATTTCGTCGGGGTCCAAGACGACGACGTTCGATGGGACCTTTGGATCACCCAGCGAGAACCGATCCGACCGCTTCGGTTACGCGTCAATCTGACAGAGATGCTGCGACAGAACGGAAGTTTGGACCTGCCCGACGACTATCAATTTGTCCTTCGGTTCGATTTCGACATGTGGAAAGTCGATAACGAAAACTCGAGCGGCTTGTTCGAGTACGCGAAAATCAAGGACGCTACGGAGTACAAGACCCTGCAAGAGTATTTCGACGCAACGAAATCGCCTCGCAGCGAATAG
- a CDS encoding glucose-1-phosphate adenylyltransferase — translation MDLSHNTIALILGGGRGTRLFPLTKIRAKPAVPLAGKYRLIDIPISNCINSGLRRVFVLTQFLSVSLHRHLRQTYRFDHFTGGFVELLAAQQTVDEGTDWYQGTADAVRKNLRYIDQPDIKYVLILSGDQLYRMDFRDMMQTHIDSGADATIAGIPVDRKDARSLGIMQLNDDGRVTGFVEKPQTEEDIAKVRMDPSWIDARGIPSNGRDCLASMGLYIFNKDVMVDLLEGNTHEDFGKEVFPGAIDSRKVNVHLFDGYWEDIGTIRAFYEANLSLASEAPPFQLGRADAPIYSRPRFLPPTVMGDNVNIRGSLIADGCHIGSNVTIENSVIGLRTVIGDNVTIKDTVVMGADYVEDDRDPNAAEVPTGIGAGSTIKGAILDKNSRVGTNVTIVNEQGHDSFGEDEDLQVRDGVSIVIKNGSIPNNFKF, via the coding sequence ATGGATCTTTCACACAACACGATCGCACTGATTCTTGGCGGCGGTCGTGGAACGCGTCTCTTCCCGTTGACCAAGATTCGTGCGAAACCGGCCGTCCCGTTGGCCGGTAAGTATCGTTTGATCGACATCCCGATTTCAAATTGCATCAATAGCGGACTTCGCCGCGTGTTCGTTTTGACGCAGTTCCTTTCGGTCAGCTTGCACCGCCACTTGCGGCAAACCTATCGTTTCGATCACTTCACCGGCGGCTTTGTCGAGTTGTTGGCCGCCCAGCAAACCGTTGACGAGGGCACCGATTGGTACCAAGGCACCGCCGACGCGGTTCGTAAAAACCTTCGTTACATCGATCAGCCTGACATCAAGTACGTCTTGATCCTCTCGGGTGACCAACTGTACCGGATGGATTTCCGTGACATGATGCAAACACACATCGACTCCGGTGCCGACGCGACCATCGCCGGCATCCCGGTCGATCGTAAAGACGCCAGGTCGCTGGGCATCATGCAACTCAATGACGACGGACGTGTCACCGGCTTTGTCGAAAAGCCCCAAACCGAAGAAGACATCGCCAAAGTCCGTATGGACCCGTCTTGGATCGATGCACGTGGCATCCCCAGTAATGGACGCGACTGCCTGGCCAGCATGGGCCTTTACATCTTCAACAAAGACGTCATGGTCGATCTTCTCGAAGGCAACACGCATGAGGACTTCGGCAAAGAGGTTTTTCCGGGGGCAATCGATTCCCGCAAAGTCAACGTCCACCTCTTCGACGGATACTGGGAAGACATCGGAACGATCCGGGCGTTTTACGAAGCGAACTTGTCGCTGGCGAGTGAAGCACCACCGTTCCAACTCGGCCGTGCCGACGCACCGATTTATAGCCGTCCAAGATTCTTGCCGCCTACCGTGATGGGCGACAACGTCAACATCCGTGGTAGCTTGATCGCCGATGGTTGCCACATCGGTAGCAACGTCACGATCGAAAATAGCGTGATCGGGTTGCGAACCGTCATCGGTGACAACGTGACGATCAAAGACACCGTCGTCATGGGGGCCGACTACGTCGAAGACGATCGTGACCCCAATGCCGCCGAAGTGCCGACAGGGATCGGTGCCGGTAGCACGATCAAGGGCGCGATCCTTGATAAAAACAGCCGCGTCGGAACGAACGTGACCATCGTCAACGAGCAAGGTCACGACAGCTTTGGCGAAGACGAGGACTTGCAAGTTCGTGACGGTGTTTCGATCGTGATCAAAAACGGTTCGATCCCGAATAACTTCAAGTTCTAG
- a CDS encoding ferredoxin--NADP reductase yields the protein MSQTDSEFQSLREKFYNATVIERIDCHENLARFRIRPDNGVPAFIAGQYVTLGLGYWEPRLSGTQVENVPEKKRHKLIRRAYSISCPLLDDDGQVASIDSLDYLEFYITLVRASSSPDQPPPALTPRLFELQAGDRVEVGKKIVGKYVVGEVDPDATILMLGTGTGEAPHNAMTASLLAAGHRGRIVNACCVRYLGDLGYYPRHLLLMNHFSNYRYLPCTTREPINIDPSMPGYVGKQYLQDLFTSGKLAEAADDPLSPENTHVYLCGNPDMIGYVPPGGDPPATPGLLPLLESAGFLPADHDHESGPGRIRFEKYW from the coding sequence ATGAGCCAAACGGATTCTGAATTCCAATCGTTGCGGGAAAAGTTCTACAACGCGACCGTGATCGAGAGGATCGACTGTCACGAGAACTTGGCGAGATTCCGCATCCGACCGGACAATGGCGTGCCCGCGTTTATCGCCGGGCAATACGTGACGTTGGGGCTGGGATACTGGGAACCTCGATTGTCGGGGACCCAAGTCGAAAACGTGCCGGAGAAGAAACGTCACAAGCTGATCCGTCGGGCATACTCGATCTCCTGCCCGCTGCTTGATGATGACGGGCAAGTCGCGTCCATCGATTCGCTCGATTATCTGGAATTCTATATCACCTTGGTCCGCGCTTCGTCGTCACCCGACCAGCCACCTCCGGCGTTAACGCCGCGTCTGTTCGAATTACAGGCCGGTGACCGTGTCGAAGTCGGCAAAAAAATCGTCGGCAAGTACGTCGTCGGCGAGGTCGATCCCGATGCAACCATTTTGATGTTGGGAACGGGAACGGGCGAAGCTCCCCACAACGCGATGACCGCCTCGTTACTGGCCGCGGGACATCGGGGGCGCATCGTCAACGCGTGCTGCGTTCGGTACCTCGGTGATCTTGGATACTATCCACGGCACTTGTTGCTGATGAACCATTTTTCGAATTATCGGTATTTGCCTTGCACCACTCGTGAGCCGATCAACATCGACCCGTCGATGCCCGGGTATGTTGGAAAGCAATACTTGCAAGACTTGTTCACCAGCGGCAAACTTGCCGAAGCCGCCGACGACCCGTTAAGCCCCGAAAACACGCACGTGTATTTATGCGGCAACCCGGACATGATCGGTTATGTGCCACCCGGGGGTGACCCGCCGGCGACTCCGGGGTTGCTTCCGTTATTGGAATCTGCCGGATTCCTGCCCGCCGACCACGATCATGAATCAGGGCCGGGGCGAATTCGGTTTGAAAAATATTGGTAG
- the hemG gene encoding protoporphyrinogen oxidase, producing the protein MPQRIAIIGGGLSGLTTAFYLRQQNPDCIVELFEASSRLGGVIGTETVQTDAGRFVIDLGADMFATDPSAAMQLCVDLGIQDQLLIPDAKRAGAMVVHRGRVVPIPEGFVLMRATKPWQILTTPILSPTAKLRFLTERFQSPQAELAADSNHDLSVGDFVRHRLGQETLDRLVEPLVAGIYTADIEKLSLKATMAPIVSMVQKHGSLAKATLSRRRENVDSTERNSAGARYQRFRGLPNGMGQLIGTLAERIGSEVIQLNADVNRLRFDGRQWSVAVNRSHGAEQVFDQVVIATPAAIAAKLFDSIDLTRPGSVDAANINAACQTAARGMASIESASAAIVVLCLAKSQVRRLPDKFGIVVPSAEQRHALAISFASHKYPSRCPQDHVIARVFFGGALQATDLERSDDDLIELAKRELGELIGLEGVPTIAKVVRWNNAMPQYHVGHLNRADQIESAVEQIPNLQLATNALRGVGIAPLIARAKAIADTIGR; encoded by the coding sequence ATGCCTCAACGCATCGCGATCATCGGTGGCGGTCTTTCAGGACTGACCACCGCGTTTTACCTTCGGCAACAGAATCCCGACTGCATCGTTGAACTGTTTGAAGCGTCGTCTCGTCTCGGCGGTGTCATCGGAACCGAAACCGTTCAGACGGATGCCGGACGGTTTGTCATCGATCTTGGCGCCGACATGTTCGCGACCGATCCGTCGGCGGCGATGCAATTGTGCGTTGACCTTGGGATCCAGGATCAGCTACTGATTCCCGACGCGAAACGCGCCGGTGCGATGGTCGTACATCGCGGCCGCGTCGTACCGATCCCCGAAGGCTTCGTCTTGATGCGGGCGACCAAACCCTGGCAGATCCTTACCACACCGATTTTATCGCCGACGGCCAAACTGCGATTCCTGACCGAACGCTTTCAGTCACCGCAAGCAGAACTCGCCGCAGATAGCAATCACGACCTCAGTGTCGGCGACTTCGTTCGTCATCGGCTCGGACAGGAAACACTCGATCGCCTGGTCGAACCACTCGTCGCCGGTATCTACACCGCTGACATCGAAAAGCTAAGCCTGAAAGCGACGATGGCACCGATCGTTTCGATGGTTCAAAAACATGGCTCACTGGCCAAAGCCACGCTTAGCCGTCGCCGTGAAAATGTGGACTCAACGGAACGTAATAGCGCCGGCGCCCGCTATCAACGCTTCCGTGGGTTGCCCAACGGGATGGGGCAACTGATCGGCACGCTCGCCGAACGCATCGGGTCGGAAGTAATCCAACTGAATGCGGATGTGAATCGATTACGATTCGATGGCCGACAGTGGTCTGTCGCCGTGAACCGATCGCACGGCGCCGAACAGGTCTTTGACCAAGTTGTCATCGCAACCCCGGCCGCTATCGCTGCCAAACTATTCGATTCGATCGACCTTACACGGCCTGGTTCCGTTGACGCTGCCAACATCAATGCAGCGTGCCAGACTGCGGCGCGGGGCATGGCTTCGATTGAATCCGCGTCCGCCGCGATCGTTGTTTTGTGTCTTGCCAAGTCGCAGGTCCGGCGATTGCCTGACAAGTTTGGGATCGTAGTCCCAAGTGCGGAACAGCGACACGCGCTTGCGATCAGCTTTGCTAGCCACAAATACCCTAGCCGTTGCCCGCAAGATCACGTCATCGCGCGGGTGTTCTTTGGAGGGGCACTTCAAGCCACCGACCTCGAGCGATCAGATGACGACTTGATCGAACTCGCCAAGCGTGAACTCGGGGAATTGATTGGCCTCGAAGGGGTCCCGACGATCGCCAAGGTAGTTCGCTGGAATAACGCGATGCCGCAGTATCATGTCGGCCATTTGAACAGGGCCGATCAAATTGAATCGGCGGTTGAACAGATTCCGAATCTGCAACTGGCCACGAACGCCCTCCGCGGGGTAGGCATCGCGCCCCTGATCGCCAGGGCAAAGGCGATTGCTGACACGATCGGACGTTAG
- a CDS encoding ligase-associated DNA damage response exonuclease, whose protein sequence is MPVSCGMDTTRNSLLENTERGLYCPAGDFYVDPRRPVKRAVITHAHSDHARWGCDHYLAAQKSEHLLRMRLASDAEIDFLPYGKTVSHHGVEITFYPAGHILGSAQVRIERDGEVAVVAGDYKLGPDATCESWEPIRCDLFVTESTFALPVYRWRDQSEIFSGINEWWKRSAEEGKCCLLYGYAVGKSQRLLAGLDPAIGPILTHGAVEKGVAAYRASGVPLPETTYVGELDRKHDFAGSMVVAVPSAHGTPWMRRFGRVTTAMASGWMMIRGTRRRRAADRGFVLSDHVDWATTLQAIELCDPQQVWVHHGYSAILARYLRSIGRDAVALDRTGPREEANDDEANGESTVESGPVTAADDSPTATEGNR, encoded by the coding sequence GTGCCGGTATCCTGTGGCATGGACACGACTCGGAACTCATTACTGGAAAACACCGAACGAGGGCTTTATTGTCCCGCCGGCGACTTCTATGTCGACCCACGCCGCCCGGTTAAGCGGGCGGTGATCACACACGCCCACTCCGACCATGCCCGTTGGGGCTGCGATCACTACCTGGCAGCCCAGAAAAGCGAACACTTACTGCGGATGCGTTTGGCTTCCGATGCCGAGATCGATTTCCTGCCGTACGGGAAAACGGTTTCCCACCACGGTGTCGAGATCACGTTCTATCCTGCCGGACACATCCTCGGGTCGGCTCAGGTTCGGATCGAACGTGATGGCGAAGTCGCCGTGGTTGCCGGCGATTACAAACTCGGTCCCGATGCGACATGCGAAAGCTGGGAACCGATCCGCTGCGATCTATTCGTGACCGAATCGACGTTTGCCCTGCCAGTCTATCGATGGCGTGATCAATCCGAGATTTTCTCTGGCATTAACGAATGGTGGAAACGCAGCGCCGAAGAAGGCAAGTGCTGCTTGCTTTACGGATATGCGGTTGGCAAAAGCCAACGACTGTTGGCGGGCCTTGATCCCGCGATCGGTCCGATATTGACTCATGGTGCGGTAGAAAAAGGTGTCGCCGCATACCGTGCGTCCGGGGTGCCGCTGCCGGAAACCACGTATGTCGGCGAACTCGATCGTAAACATGACTTTGCCGGTTCGATGGTTGTCGCGGTACCAAGTGCTCATGGGACACCTTGGATGCGGCGGTTCGGTCGGGTCACGACCGCGATGGCGAGCGGTTGGATGATGATCCGCGGGACTCGTCGGCGACGAGCTGCCGATCGTGGCTTTGTACTCAGTGACCACGTCGACTGGGCCACCACGTTACAAGCGATCGAACTCTGCGACCCCCAGCAGGTCTGGGTACACCACGGCTACTCGGCAATTCTCGCACGATACCTGCGTTCGATCGGTCGTGATGCCGTCGCCCTCGATCGCACCGGCCCCCGTGAAGAAGCGAACGATGATGAAGCAAATGGCGAATCGACGGTCGAGAGCGGTCCGGTTACAGCCGCAGATGATTCCCCCACTGCAACCGAGGGTAATCGATGA
- a CDS encoding ATP-dependent DNA ligase, with translation MKRFAEMYWRLDSTTKTNEKVAAMVTYFSSAPASDAAWAIYVLAGRKLRQLVPNKLLRQWAAEVANIPAWLFEESYSSVGDLAETITLIVPPGSHNHDGSLVDWIEDRLLPLRKLQPEQQREKILEIWEQTDPEIRFVVMKVITGGLRVGVSKRLVTRAIAQATQIDVETIAHRLMGNWEPNASFFRSLIDPNDGDTKVSRPYPFCLAHPIEQATSPDREGGPRQAAEIAGSIGSADAFAAEWKWDGIRGQVIRREGQTFLWSRGEELMENRWPEIETAATNLPDGTVLDGEILGTEIDDEGRIQGVLPFAQLQRRIGRKQVGKKLLSEVPVVFYAFDLLERDGIDLRQQSFRERRSQLEQVIGLANHPNLCVTELIEATDWFDRAKLRETSRQRQSEGLMLKRWDSVYDVGRVRGTWWKWKVQPYTIDAVLIYAQRGHGKRASLYTDYTFALWDEGNLVPVAKAYSGLDDREIRQVDRFVRQNTNESFGPVRSVTPELVFEIAFEGLSRSTRHKSGVATRFPRILRWRHDKRPNDANQLSELKALLPNE, from the coding sequence ATGAAGCGGTTTGCGGAAATGTATTGGCGATTGGATTCGACGACGAAGACAAATGAAAAAGTCGCCGCGATGGTCACCTATTTCAGTAGCGCCCCGGCATCCGATGCCGCCTGGGCGATCTATGTACTGGCCGGGCGCAAACTTCGACAGCTCGTCCCGAACAAGTTGCTAAGACAATGGGCAGCCGAAGTCGCCAATATCCCTGCTTGGCTATTCGAAGAATCGTATTCATCGGTTGGCGACTTGGCAGAAACGATCACCTTGATTGTCCCGCCAGGCTCCCACAATCATGATGGATCGCTGGTCGATTGGATCGAGGATCGACTACTGCCGCTGCGGAAACTGCAACCAGAACAACAGCGTGAAAAGATTCTGGAAATCTGGGAACAGACCGATCCCGAGATACGATTTGTCGTCATGAAGGTCATCACCGGCGGCTTGCGAGTCGGCGTCAGCAAACGGTTGGTTACGCGGGCAATCGCCCAAGCAACACAGATTGATGTCGAAACGATTGCTCATCGGTTGATGGGAAACTGGGAACCGAACGCATCGTTCTTCCGATCGCTGATCGATCCGAACGACGGCGATACCAAGGTCAGCCGGCCGTACCCGTTTTGTTTGGCACATCCGATCGAGCAAGCGACGTCACCCGACCGTGAGGGTGGCCCACGACAAGCAGCCGAGATCGCCGGCTCGATCGGATCGGCAGATGCCTTTGCCGCTGAATGGAAATGGGATGGCATCCGTGGCCAAGTCATCCGCCGCGAAGGCCAAACGTTTCTCTGGTCACGTGGCGAAGAACTGATGGAAAACCGTTGGCCGGAGATCGAAACCGCCGCCACGAACCTGCCCGACGGGACGGTACTTGATGGTGAGATCTTGGGCACCGAAATCGATGACGAAGGCCGTATTCAAGGCGTCTTGCCGTTCGCCCAACTACAACGCCGTATCGGTAGAAAGCAAGTCGGCAAAAAATTACTTAGCGAAGTCCCGGTCGTTTTTTATGCGTTTGATTTATTGGAACGCGACGGGATTGACCTGCGGCAACAATCCTTTCGCGAAAGACGAAGCCAATTGGAACAAGTCATCGGCCTTGCGAATCATCCCAATCTTTGTGTGACCGAATTGATCGAAGCTACGGATTGGTTCGACCGAGCTAAGTTACGCGAAACCAGTCGACAACGGCAAAGCGAAGGGTTGATGTTGAAACGCTGGGACAGTGTTTACGATGTCGGTCGAGTTCGCGGGACATGGTGGAAATGGAAAGTCCAGCCCTACACGATCGATGCCGTGTTGATTTATGCGCAACGTGGCCATGGAAAGCGAGCAAGCCTTTATACCGATTACACATTCGCGCTTTGGGACGAAGGCAATCTCGTCCCCGTCGCCAAAGCGTACAGCGGGCTGGACGACCGGGAGATTCGACAAGTCGACCGCTTCGTTCGACAAAACACCAACGAATCCTTCGGCCCTGTTCGTAGTGTCACACCGGAATTAGTTTTCGAAATCGCCTTCGAAGGACTGAGTCGCAGCACACGACACAAAAGCGGCGTCGCGACCCGATTTCCACGTATCCTACGTTGGCGTCACGACAAACGCCCCAACGACGCGAACCAGTTGAGCGAACTTAAGGCGTTGCTGCCCAATGAGTGA